TTTGCCATCTGATACCTCCCGATCAGAAGGTATATGACAAATCCCCTCCCTCAAAATGGCCGGTTTTGAAGCGATCCTACGTGGACGGTTTTGAGCGGTCTATGACATCAAGACCGATGGAGTATAGAAAAGGGCGGTCAATATTGACCGCCCTGCTGTGTTGATACACATGTGTTTCTATGCCGTCCCTTACAACCCGTAGGTTGCAGCAGAAATCCCCCTCATTCTTATTTGCTGACTTGAGATTCGTGTTCCTATGATCTTGGCTGTCCTGCATTCACTCTTATGTCGATCACATCTTATCGTTGAATTGTGCATCAAGTTTTCTACCATATATTGCTCATCTTTGGCAACTGCTGGAATGATTTGATATCAGCAATTGACCTCTACTCTCTATGTCGGCCTGACGTCTTTAGCTGCGAGGGTGAAAAACAGGTTGGTAACGAGGGGTGCGATCTCACCCGTGATTTGCTTGTCGTTTCGGCGGTATAGTTGACATGGATTCTTCTTCTTCGCAGGTGTGCGGTCAGCGCTAACACAGACCAGGGTATACATGAAAAGTCTAAGTTTTTTGTTGCAAAACCTATCGGAGTTTACAATATTATCTTTATGTTGAGGTATGAACTTACTCGGCATGAGTAGTCTGAGGGGCATTAGGTCTATTGTTGGGCGTAATATCCTGGTCCTGTAAGTGAGGCAAGAAGCATCAGAGTGTACCTGTAAAGGAACGGAACACGTTCCCGTTCGTGACATGCTTGGTCAGATATATGGACGAGATGCAAGCCTTCGGTTTACTTGGCCTATCGGTTGAATTTGCTTCAGCTTTGGCTGATTCTAAGATGCTGGTTTTGGCTTGCAGATTCTGATTTGAATCTGGGCGCCGCCATCATGGTATTGCTCGCAGTATCGGCGGGTGAAGTGAAGAGGGAATTCTATGAAGAACCGACGCGGTACGACCGATTCCGTCGGCCAGAAACAGCCGGTTGATTCCGAATCTCCGCTTACCTCCGACATCTATCGCAGACTCTTCGACAATTGTGGAATGGGGGTTGTTGTTCTCGATCCGGATCACCGTTTTGTCGAAGCCAATCTAGCCTCCTGTCGCATGCTTGGTCGTACGATTGACGAGCTTCGTGAATTGACTGTTTCCGAAGTCATATACACTGATGATCTGGAACTGTTTCAAGACATGCTGCGCAACACTTGCAGCACTGAAGGGGATTCCCCAAAGACTGAGATTCGCCTTGTCAGAAAAAGCGGCGAGGACTTATGGGCATCGGTCTATACGTCTGTCATGCGGAACGGGGAAGGCGATTTGGAGTGTTTGGTGGTACATGTCGAGGACATCTCAGATCAAAAGCGAGCAGCGGCCGATCTGAAGCTGAGAGAGGAGAGGTACGAGGAACTTGTCGAGAATGTCAACGATGTGATCTACTCCATCGATGAGAACGGTATCGTGACATTCATTAGTCGAGCTGTCGAGAGGGTTTATGGATACACTCCCTATGAAATCCAGGGCAGGCAATTTGTCGAATTTCTGCATTCGGAAGACCTTCCAGAAGTGATTGAGTCGTTCGCTCAATATGCACGGGGCATCGACCAGAGCCCGGACGAGTATCGCGTAATTGCCAAATCAGGTGCGGTGAGGTGGTGCAGTGATGATAGTCGTGCGAATATTGTCGACGGAAAGTTCAAGGGTGTCCGAGGAGTTCTGAGAGACATCACAGAGCGCAAACACGCAGAAGAGGGGTTGCGTTCCGCCGAGGAGAAGTACCGACAGCTCGTTGAGCGCATAAGTGAAGTCGTCTATGAAGCCGACAGCGAAGGATTCGTGACATCGATGTGGGCGTCTGATGATACAGCCTTCGGATACTCTTTAGCGGATGCTCAGGGGATGCACTTTTCTGAGTTCGCACACCCTGACGACCTGCCCAAGGCCGAAGAGTATCACAGGGCGATTGCAGCCGGGGAGGAAGTTCGACCGTTAGAATGCAGGATTATTACAAAGTCGGGCGAAATTCAGTGGGCAAATGTAGCCTCCAGCCGACGCTTCAAGGACGGCGTATATCAAGGATCTGGCGGAATGGTCAGGGATATTACGGATCGCAAGTCTGCAGAGCTTGAACTCGCTGCCAGCGAGAGGAAGTTCAAAGATCTCGTGGAGCAGGCCGGTATAGCTATTGTGATTGATGATGAAGATGGCAATTTCAGTTACTGCAACGAACGATTCGCCATGCTGTTCGGATATACTCCGGATGAGATTCGCGAGCAATCGATATCGAGACTGGTTCACCCGGATGACCTCGAAACGGTTCTGAAGCGTCACAGGAATAGATATGCCGGGATTGATGTGGAGACTAGGTACGAGTTTGCTGGCATCAAGAAGAATGGTTCGACGATCTATCTTGAACTTTACGCGTTTGCGCTCATGGAAGGCGATACTGTTGTCGGAACGAGGAGCTACATGTGGGATGTAACCGATCGGAGAACCGCGGAAATTGCTCTATGGCAGAGTGAGGAGAGATTTCATCTGGCGGTCAGGGGCTCGAACGACGGGCTCTGGGATTGGCCCGATATGAACTCGGATAAGCTCTGGTGGGCTCCGCGCACATTCGAAATACTCGGTTACGAGGCTGGTGAGTTCCAGCCGACAGATTCGGTTCTCGCCGAGATGTTCCATCCTGACGACAAAGAGAGAGGCAGGCAGATGCTCCGGGATCACCTTCGTGATCGGAAGATATACGATATGGAGCACCGTCTGCGAATGAAGTCGGGGGAGTACCGCTGGTTCCTAACCCGCGGTCAGGCTCTGTGGGACTCGATGGGAAGGCCTGTCAGAATGGCCGGATCGATACGGGATATCACATCAGTGAAACAAGCGGAGGAGGCGCTGCAGGAGAGTGAGGCAAAGTACCACCAATTGTTTACCACGGAGACTGATGCGATTATGCTATTCGATGCCGACACTCTCAAGTACATAGATGTCAACGATGCCGCTATTCGTCTTTACGGATATAGCAAAGATGAGTTCATGAATCTCACAGTGCTTGATGTATCTGCGGAGATAGAGAAGACGACGCGCTCAGTTGCCGACATTTGCGATAAGATCGTCGAGAACATTCCGATACGCTACCACAAGAAGAAAGACGGCACAGTCTTTCCGGTTGAGGTCTCGCCCGGCATATTCGAACTCGGCGGTCGCAAAGTGATGTGTGGAATTATCAGGGACATCACTGAACGTCTGCACTCCGAACACAAGCTCAGGGAGAGCGAGGCGAAGTTCAGGGAACTGTTCAGCAATATGAGCATTGGTGTGGTTATATGTGAGTCTGTGGACGACGGTAACGACTTTATATTCAAGGACGTCAACAATGCTTGCGAGAGAATAGACAGTATAAAGCGCGAGGATCTCATTGGAAACAGCGTTTTGGAGATGTTTCCGGGAGTCAAGGAGTTTGGTCTCCTTGATGTTTTCCAGCGTGTGTGGCGAACTGGCAATTCTGAGCAACATCCGGCGAGCTTCTACAAAGATGGTAGGATTACCGGATGGCGCGAAAATTATGTTTACAAGCTTTCCTCAGGCGAAGTGATTTCAATTTATGAAGACGTAACCGAGCGAAAGAACGCGGAGCATGCTCTGAGAGCGAGTGAGGAGAAATATAGACACCTGTACGAATCAATTTCTGACGGAGCATTCGTGCTGGACGAAGAATGGCGCTTCGTCATGGCGAATGAAGTAAGTGCGAGGCAGTTGAGCGGCATGTCGTCGGAAGATCTGATAGGATGTAAGATAACGGATATCATTCCGCATGTTGCGTCCACCCTGCTTTTCAAGGTATGCAAGAAA
This genomic interval from Candidatus Zixiibacteriota bacterium contains the following:
- a CDS encoding PAS domain S-box protein, whose amino-acid sequence is MKNRRGTTDSVGQKQPVDSESPLTSDIYRRLFDNCGMGVVVLDPDHRFVEANLASCRMLGRTIDELRELTVSEVIYTDDLELFQDMLRNTCSTEGDSPKTEIRLVRKSGEDLWASVYTSVMRNGEGDLECLVVHVEDISDQKRAAADLKLREERYEELVENVNDVIYSIDENGIVTFISRAVERVYGYTPYEIQGRQFVEFLHSEDLPEVIESFAQYARGIDQSPDEYRVIAKSGAVRWCSDDSRANIVDGKFKGVRGVLRDITERKHAEEGLRSAEEKYRQLVERISEVVYEADSEGFVTSMWASDDTAFGYSLADAQGMHFSEFAHPDDLPKAEEYHRAIAAGEEVRPLECRIITKSGEIQWANVASSRRFKDGVYQGSGGMVRDITDRKSAELELAASERKFKDLVEQAGIAIVIDDEDGNFSYCNERFAMLFGYTPDEIREQSISRLVHPDDLETVLKRHRNRYAGIDVETRYEFAGIKKNGSTIYLELYAFALMEGDTVVGTRSYMWDVTDRRTAEIALWQSEERFHLAVRGSNDGLWDWPDMNSDKLWWAPRTFEILGYEAGEFQPTDSVLAEMFHPDDKERGRQMLRDHLRDRKIYDMEHRLRMKSGEYRWFLTRGQALWDSMGRPVRMAGSIRDITSVKQAEEALQESEAKYHQLFTTETDAIMLFDADTLKYIDVNDAAIRLYGYSKDEFMNLTVLDVSAEIEKTTRSVADICDKIVENIPIRYHKKKDGTVFPVEVSPGIFELGGRKVMCGIIRDITERLHSEHKLRESEAKFRELFSNMSIGVVICESVDDGNDFIFKDVNNACERIDSIKREDLIGNSVLEMFPGVKEFGLLDVFQRVWRTGNSEQHPASFYKDGRITGWRENYVYKLSSGEVISIYEDVTERKNAEHALRASEEKYRHLYESISDGAFVLDEEWRFVMANEVSARQLSGMSSEDLIGCKITDIIPHVASTLLFKVCKKVMDTRTHETVIDQLIDSDNIERWLEIRVYPTDVGIHCLSKDITERMDANRQIRKAKEQYESLMENIPDAIYSTEVGGQGHTTFASKRLEEWTGCTLEDFGKDPDLWSKSLHPDDREEIQMRFHEAVIDRREFVLEYRIINLKTQEMRYVMDHGIPHFDFSGNLVRFDGIITDISVRKRAEENLRQSRRFTDNLISTANAMIVALDAEGKVTLLNPAAERITGYSVAELEGKDWFEIIVPRERYPDVYEEFCRLGAGGLPRTYENPILSKDGLERIIAWSNNEVFRSGRIVGSISFGIDITAQKKAEWEIKKLNEELEQRVALRTSELAAANRELDSFAHSVAHDLRAPLRAIDGFSHALKSDYEEKLGNEGKRLLNIVSSNAQGMGRLIDALLTFSRYSRQVIDATPIDMEALTKEVFEHLRSEASGRNIQFKVGALPKASGDRTLIREVMGNLLSNAIKFSSTMMVSKIEVKAESAEGEVIYSVHDNGVGFDMKYVDKLFQVFQRLHSVEEFEGSGIGLANVKRIVVRHGGRVWAEGKPGKGTTVYFTLIKG